The genomic DNA TGAAATCATCAACCTGGAACTGGCATTGTCTGACCTGGCGCAGATTGAACGCAGAATCGATCGCGTCCGCAAGCAAGCCCGTACCAGCAAAGAAGCGCAGGCGGAACTGGACGTTCTGGAAAAGCTTGTCCCTGTCCTCAACGAAGGCAAACCCGCCCGTCAGGTCGAGCTGAACGAGGAAGAAGAGTTATTAATCAAAGTGCTGGGACTGCTGACCCGCAAGCCTGTGATTTATGGGGCGAACGTCTCTGAGGATGATCTGGCGAGTGGGAACGCCTGGGTCGATCGCGTCCGGGAAGTGGCAAAGCAGGAAAACGCTCAGGTCGTCATCGTGTCGGCTCAGGTGGAAGCGGAACTGGTAGAACTGCCAGAAGAAGATCGCGCCGAATTCCTGGAATCGCTGGGTGTTATAGAGGGCGGCTTGAAGTCTCTGATTCGCGCTACCTACGATCTGCTGGGACTCCGCACCTACTTCACCACGGGACCGAAAGAAACCCGCGCCTGGACGATTAAAGCGGGAATGCTGGCTCCCCAGGCGGCAGGGGTAATTCACTCGGACTTTGAGCGTGGCTTTATCCGGGCAGAAACAGTGGCATACAAAGATCTGGTGACAACTGGATCGATGGGAGCCGCGAAGGAAAAAGGCTTGGTACGGAGCGAAGGCAAAGACTACACCGTCCAGGAAGGCGACGTGATGCTGTTCCGCTTTAACGTGTAGGCAGGTTTTTCCTAACGCAAATTCACGATCTTTGAGGGGCTTTGCTGACTTCGCCGTTCTTGCAAAGCCCTATCGATTAGCTTGGAAACGAGCCAGGAAACCGATCGCTCGTCTGACTCTGCCCATTCTTCTAATTCTTTCTTCCATTCCGGGGGAATGTAGGCAACCACCCGCTCCAGGTCTGTCTTACCGCCCATCGTAAAATTCAACTTCCTTTTGGCTTGCTTCCTAAGTCCAGCATACAGGCAGGAGGCTAAACTGTGCTGTGTCGGATCGTGCTGTATCATGCTGTGCTAGCATGGCATAGCAGGAGATGGATAAACTTTATGAACTATCAGAATTTGGTTTCAATCCCTGGAAATATTAAAGGTGGCAATGTTGCGGGGAAGCCGATCGATCGCGGAATTGTTCTGCTCTCCGCCAGAGAATTAGACAAAATGCGCCAGGTGGGAAAACTCGCTGCCAATCTGCTCAAACACCTGGAGCCAATGGTTCAGCCTGGTGTGAGTA from Leptolyngbya ohadii IS1 includes the following:
- the ychF gene encoding redox-regulated ATPase YchF, with protein sequence MLRAGIVGLPNVGKSTLFNALVANAKAEAANFPFCTIEPNVGVVAVPDERLQVLTKISDSVETIPARVEFVDIAGLVEGASKGEGLGNQFLANIREVDAIVHVVRCFDNDDIIHVAGSVDPVRDIEIINLELALSDLAQIERRIDRVRKQARTSKEAQAELDVLEKLVPVLNEGKPARQVELNEEEELLIKVLGLLTRKPVIYGANVSEDDLASGNAWVDRVREVAKQENAQVVIVSAQVEAELVELPEEDRAEFLESLGVIEGGLKSLIRATYDLLGLRTYFTTGPKETRAWTIKAGMLAPQAAGVIHSDFERGFIRAETVAYKDLVTTGSMGAAKEKGLVRSEGKDYTVQEGDVMLFRFNV
- a CDS encoding ribbon-helix-helix domain-containing protein, producing MGGKTDLERVVAYIPPEWKKELEEWAESDERSVSWLVSKLIDRALQERRSQQSPSKIVNLR